Within the Phaseolus vulgaris cultivar G19833 chromosome 9, P. vulgaris v2.0, whole genome shotgun sequence genome, the region TATCACTAAACAAACAAtgattagaaaagaaaataaattaattgcaCCCTTCTTAGAAATTTATCACCGTTTTTACAAGTAAGcaaagtaaaaagaaaagaaaaaaacgaGTTTATACCTTGACTTCATGATACAGCTTCCTCTCCCACAAACATAGTTTCTTCAGAGTAGAAGAGAGATTTCCGTAACCGAGACCCTTGTCTCTACAAACTCCTTCACTCTCAGATCCCATTCCCCGTCCAAGCAATTGGGATTCCATGCATTTAGCTCCAAGAGGACTTGAAGGAGTAAACACATGCATCATCTTGCACGAAACTGATCCCAAAAACCTCTCACTTGTTCGTTAGTTTAAGTTTAACCAACACCAAatacaacaaaattaaaaaaaacaacaaaagtgcaaaaaaaaaaatgcatgcaCCATCATGCTTACCCGGATTGAGATCAAATTTTCGATGATAACGAAGTTTCCCAACGTCCAACAATTCCAAAATCGGGTTCCCTGACTCCGAAGCTCTCTCAAACAGAACCTGAATCTCTTTCACGGCCTCGGAAAAACCTTTCCCCGATTTCACTTTCGCAGAGTCACTACACTGTTCTGAAACTAAAACCACTTCCTCTTTCTCTAAAACCACTTTCTTTTCCTTCGAATcaccattcttcttcttctccctcgCTTCTCCATTTTCTGCCTTCAATTTGTACACGTCACGTTTCACAACCTTCCCTTTCTCCTTCTCCGCCGCGTCAGCGTCACCTCCGCTTGGAATGTACGGCACGTGGTACTTCTCGTACGGCTCAAAGAAGTTAAGGAAGTCCCAGGCCGAGCCGCTAGGCGGCGGAGGCGGCGACGGCGGCTTCGAGCCGAAGTAGCCGCCGGAGCGAGGAGGGGAAAACGGAGCGTAATCATAACGAGCGTGTGTGAACGATTGGAACTCTTGTTTCTCCGCTTCTTCGGCTTCTGATTCAGAATGCAAAAGGACGTGACCGTGCGTGTCATCTGAGTCTGAACTGAGGGAAGAAGGAGAACGAGGCTGTGGTTCAGATTTCACGACAGAAACCTTTGTTTTATTTGGGACATTCGTTTCGCCGGAATCGTCTAAACCGTCGAAGAAACAGAGGAGAGCGGGGCCAAGCTTTCTGAGCGCCTCCATGTGTGCCACGTGTGCGTCGGCGAGGGCGTAGCTTTGGCGAAGCGCTTCGTCCAAGAATTTGCAACGGTCACGGCACAGCGCCACCGCCGGTAGCCGGTCAAGCCTTGAGGTGTTGCAGCCCATTGTTCGGAGCAGTCACCACCGGCTGCAAAGCCCAGCCCAAAGCGAGATAAAATATagtaaaataatttgattttttcgAAAGAGTGCGCTTGTTGGAAAAGAGAGTGATATTTTGCAGGTTCTTAATTTTTGTGACGTTTGGAATGGTGAAACGATTTGTGTTGATTGTTGATTTTGATTATTGTGTTATGGATTTGTGTTTATTATGGTAAGACTGGACCGCTTAGTTCAACTGTTCTAATAAAGTGGCGGGTAGCCCATGTAACGTCTCTTTGTTCTcattttttgagtttttttcctctttctcaCTCTGTGGCTAAATGAAATTCAACAACATGCTAATTTTGTCccaaaaaataaattctcaattttatataggtaattcttttatataaaataaataatttagtgctaatattataacttaataataaaacaattcatggtttattttatattaatctttaaaagtatttaatgataaaataatttcataaaacttAATAATGAAACatgattctaatttttttttaaaaattccatgaataaattaataaatgttcatatatttaaatatcaaattgctccattaaccaaaaaaaaaagCTACCACAACTAGGTGACTCGAATTACAGTCATCGCCGTTAGACGCATTCAAATTCACAGGAATATTTGCtagaaaaaggaaagaagacaAGTCTTTTTAAGTAAAACACTGTAAGGTGAAACTTGTCGTATATGCtgttttccttctttttcttttattctttttcacAACTCATCTCCGTGTCTTTTGTTAATCAAATTCAAACACATTCTATTAAATTACCATGTTAGTGAAAAGTCttaattgttaaataaatttaattacttGTACTTTTCTTGGACCGGATATTCccaaaaatataattgtaattGTAAGAAGACAGGTTACTGAATAGGAATATTTTTTAACAGTTATCTTTAAAAATTTAGAACTTCACCCTTTTTCTTTTAAGACTCTAGAATGCATTTTAAGAGTAGACTTTTTATGTTAAGAATTGATTACAAATTAAAGGAGTCTTGATTGATTTGCATTAATGGGTaaatttaagaattaaattaatttagatttttactCTAAGACTTCATctgaattaaattcatcaaaTTTGATAATGTTTGATTTGAGCATAATCGCTTAAAATCGAATTAAATTGATGAcgataaatattattaatatttaattaattttacatttttttattggatatacttattaatatttattattattttctttattttttgttattattttgtcAACTAAAATTAATTGCTACTAAATATGTTgtttatactttttaataataatattattatgaatggATTTTTAgacaaaataatttgttttgcaAATTGTATACATTAAATAGGAATCCATTTGACTCGGACTGAAGCaacaaaatactattttatCGTTTGCCcctgtattaaaaaaatataaaaataaaaacactgattttttagattttattttgcTTGAAATCAGATAAAACTAATTCAAGGGGggccaaaataatttttttcttaattttcttattttgaagGTATAGTAATATACCtttacaaatataattttaaagaatataaatttttttggaaTGATAATTACATGGACCATTTTGACCTATATCCCATAACCAACATGGAATAGCCCTAATAAAGTATATTTTCAACTAAAACTTAGATATTATCAAATACAGAATATGCAATATTGAAAACTTCTTAGAATTAATTaggaaattatataataatatgcCCTAATTTGTGTAAGTCATATTCAAATTATGCAGTTGCAGAAGAACTCAGCCTCACTTTTAtctttttgttaattttaatgATAATCAGATGGTGGTATCTATAAAGTTTTAAACACGCAGTACTCAAATCATAGTTGAAAGAAGTTCAAAATTCCgttagaaaaaaatttaacatatcTGTGAAACAGAATATTCGTGGAGGAAAAGAAACCCATTAAACCACTGACTCAAAAAGCTATCTTTTTAAGTTTCGTAATCAATGAAAAATGGTCTGAAATCAAATCCTGCTgtcattataaaattataatggcATTTGATGCAATGATGGACACTAGGAAACCGTGGTAGTAGCATAGCACTCTTAATTTTGAGCAATTTTGAAATTCAGTATATTGATATTGTTCTAGTAATAAAGGACAGAGAAAATTCTTTTCGGATAAATAATTCACTCTTTCGTTTTGTGGTTGGTGTGTATTCTTTTATCCATCTTTTAGACTTGTTCATTTCCTCTTTTTTTCCATTCTTTTATTCTagttaaatttttctttttagtaagTTATTGATGTGAGGATACTTGCAAGAGATGTTTTAACGTTCAAGTAAATATTCGGTGTTTCGtgtaataaatatgaaataatgatgtgtttttttttcgAAATTGTGATTATGACCTATAATTGTTGGACCATAACGTTTGAATTGTGATTAAGGGTTTAAACTTGTTAACCTTCTCTTAatcttaatatattttgaaaatatcgAAACTtttaatgctttgtttggattaatgAGTGAATTTGAAGGAGTGGATTTAAGATGATTTGAAGAGAAAATGTGAAGAAAGTAAGGTTGTGTGGATTACGGTAAATAGAATGTaaagtttatgaaagtttgtaAGTGATGTGATGAATGcaattgaaattgtattttttaattaataaaaatgtaaatttataaatttatccttaaatttaaaaactattgaaaaattaatttgtttaattttttatattataattatttttaattaaaatataatattattttttaataaatataatttataattttatttatattttttatgtttatattataattttagtttatataaacattattataatttgagattaaaaagagaaagagtaatagaatacttttatatatatatatatattatttatatatatatatatatatatgtatatgattCTTCAACTTTATACTATGCTTTCTTCATGCAGAGTAAgaattctcttttctttgctCGAAAACAAACCGGGTCTCATCCGATTTTAACCGGTAGAGATACAAATGATTATTCACCAAAGGTAAAGGCAATGAGTTCCATAGCTTTATGATGATCATAAGGATGGTGAAAGAAAGATCCAAACGTTATGATTTGAGTTGATTAAGTTCAAAGTGAAATATTATGACGCCACAGGGAAGAATAAGGGTTGGTATGGAGGCAAAATGATGAATATGATTAAGGTGACGAGAGAGAATGGAAATGGAAAGAAAAGTATTTTAGTTAGAAAAAAGTTTCCAATGCACGCCTTTGGCCTTAATGGGAAATTGAATTTGTCTTTACATGAAAAGAAAGTGTTGGGTGGAATTCCAACTCGCGTTGAGTGTGGTAAGCATGTGTGCATGCTTCTCTTTTAGTGTTTTATAGCTCATCTTTTCTCATAGTGcccttcttcttttcttgtgTCACATATCCCATTTCTACGTAAATTCTTGGCCTTTctgatgaaataaataaataattatacgCACACTGACACAAACTGTGTTACCAATTTAGAGAAGCTTGAATAGCAATCACAAACACCTAGTCCGACAGAAACATGGGAAAAGTCTGCGACTAGATACGTAACATATGTATGATAAAAGGGAGATGATTCGGAAATTGTAATTTGTTTAGAGGAACATGTTGCTTTTTTGGTGGGTCATTGTCAGTAGATAAAGTCGTTAgatatgtatttttttcatctCCTATGGTCCTGGTGGGGATCAATCGTTTTTACAGACAACCATAACTTTACACCATGTTATCCTAATCATAATTTACTTTCAAATCAAACCTATTTCTCAATCTGctaaaataagttaaatatattttttgtttttattttacacaaaattaaatcttatttttatttaaatttagatttatttttattataaaaatttaaactttatattaaaaacaaaaattaattttgtatgaaCAATG harbors:
- the LOC137821462 gene encoding protein ALTERED PHOSPHATE STARVATION RESPONSE 1-like, translated to MGCNTSRLDRLPAVALCRDRCKFLDEALRQSYALADAHVAHMEALRKLGPALLCFFDGLDDSGETNVPNKTKVSVVKSEPQPRSPSSLSSDSDDTHGHVLLHSESEAEEAEKQEFQSFTHARYDYAPFSPPRSGGYFGSKPPSPPPPPSGSAWDFLNFFEPYEKYHVPYIPSGGDADAAEKEKGKVVKRDVYKLKAENGEAREKKKNGDSKEKKVVLEKEEVVLVSEQCSDSAKVKSGKGFSEAVKEIQVLFERASESGNPILELLDVGKLRYHRKFDLNPVSCKMMHVFTPSSPLGAKCMESQLLGRGMGSESEGVCRDKGLGYGNLSSTLKKLCLWERKLYHEVKAEEKLRMLHQKKCKQLRRMKQKDADSQKIDSVQTFIGILATKMKISIQVVDKISITISKLREEELWPQINRFILTFLGMWRDMQECYKCQYQQIVEAKTLDASSLNRKHGNDHIDATMKLKSEIQKWNLSFLDWIQAQKSHVKSLNGWLVRCLLYEPEEVPDDSTPFSPSKIGAPPVFVICNKWSRAVDNLSEKNVIEAVNGFMLRLNELLEKHILDLQQKLTLDKELEKKVKMLDREEQKMHKVVRAREKKMVPVGREDFDALLRGDAVHHADIVDTTDLQSGLKQIFGAMERFSDTTARLYEELCQQIKQDGHVLGESKKNN